One window from the genome of Anguilla rostrata isolate EN2019 chromosome 5, ASM1855537v3, whole genome shotgun sequence encodes:
- the LOC135255806 gene encoding GTPase IMAP family member 9-like isoform X3, with product MEGKESSRKSGKQDEESECQPTVKRQNSVDFLPPYLSEDAGTEQNPELRLVLVGKTGVGKSASGNTILGRKIFKSKMSFSSQTKSCEKQHGTVAGRSVYVVDTPGLFDNQQNEQDVRREIGRSINYSSPGPHAFLLVVKLDRFTEEDRRTVQHIQELFGEGASRYIIVLFTRGSELADDIEDCIKEADSGLRSMLSECGNRYHVFENYNLDDRQQVTDLLDKIEAMVKENGGGCYTNEMFREVERLLQEKEKELRRQYEEKLRQKEEELKARFEKDMEELKTDLEKKMEKLVDEGKERDLKIRTLEEKHKRELAEFERFYQEKGRAAREEAETSNFTHNFIFKMWNYVCRAMTRT from the exons GTAAACAAGATGAAGAAAGTGAATGCCAACCGACAGTCAAAAGACAAAACAGTGTTGATTTCCTACCACCATACT TGTCCGAAGATGCTGGAACTGAGCAAAATCCTGAACTCAGACTGGTGTTGGTGGGAAAGACAGGAGTGGGGAAGAGTGCTTCTGGAAACACAATCCTCGGCAGAAAAATATTCAAGTCAAAGATGAGTTTCTCATCCCAGACTAAGTCATGTGAGAAACAGCACGGCACGGTAGCGGGACGCAGCGTGTATGTGGTAGACACTCCAGGGCTCTTCGACAACCAACAGAACGAGCAGGACGTCAGGCGAGAGATTGGGAGGTCCATCAACTACTCATCCCCGGGACCTCATGCCTTCTTGCTGGTGGTAAAACTTGATCGGTTCACAGAGGAGGACAGAAGAACGGTGCAGCACATACAGGAGTTGTTTGGGGAAGGGGCCTCCCGCTACATTATAGTTCTGTTCACGCGAGGGAGCGAGCTTGCGGACGACATAGAAGACTGTATTAAAGAAGCAGACAGCGGTCTCAGATCAATGCTGTCCGAATGTGGAAACCGGTACCATGTCTTTGAGAACTATAATCTCGATGACCGTCAGCAAGTGACCGATCTTCTTGACAAAATTGAGGCAATGGTGAAGGAGAACGGTGGTGGGTGTTACACCAATGAGATGTTCCGTGAGGTGGAGAGGTTGCttcaagagaaagagaaagagctcaGGAGGCAGTATGAGGAAAAACTGCGTCAAaaagaggaggagctgaaggctAGGTTTGAGAAGGACATGGAGGAGCTGAAGACAGACCTGGAGAAGAAGATGGAAAAGCTAGTAGatgagggaaaagagagggacCTCAAGATAAGGACTTTGGAGGAGAAGCACAAGAGAGAACTTGCTGAGTTTGAGCGCTTCTACCAGGAGAAAGGAAGAGCTGCCAGGGAGGAAGCAGAGACTTCGAACTTTACGCACAACTTCATTTTCAAGATGTGGAATTATGTCTGTAGAGCAATGACCAGAACCTAG
- the LOC135255806 gene encoding GTPase IMAP family member 9-like isoform X1 translates to MEGKESSQKSDGWRPLEATECVAYAETQPYPHTGKQDEESECQPTVKRQNSVDFLPPYLSEDAGTEQNPELRLVLVGKTGVGKSASGNTILGRKIFKSKMSFSSQTKSCEKQHGTVAGRSVYVVDTPGLFDNQQNEQDVRREIGRSINYSSPGPHAFLLVVKLDRFTEEDRRTVQHIQELFGEGASRYIIVLFTRGSELADDIEDCIKEADSGLRSMLSECGNRYHVFENYNLDDRQQVTDLLDKIEAMVKENGGGCYTNEMFREVERLLQEKEKELRRQYEEKLRQKEEELKARFEKDMEELKTDLEKKMEKLVDEGKERDLKIRTLEEKHKRELAEFERFYQEKGRAAREEAETSNFTHNFIFKMWNYVCRAMTRT, encoded by the exons atggagggaaaagaaTCTTCACAGAAATCGG ACGGTTGGCGCCCCCTAGAGGCGACTGAATGTGTTGCCTATGCCGAGACCCAGCCCTATCCACACACAG GTAAACAAGATGAAGAAAGTGAATGCCAACCGACAGTCAAAAGACAAAACAGTGTTGATTTCCTACCACCATACT TGTCCGAAGATGCTGGAACTGAGCAAAATCCTGAACTCAGACTGGTGTTGGTGGGAAAGACAGGAGTGGGGAAGAGTGCTTCTGGAAACACAATCCTCGGCAGAAAAATATTCAAGTCAAAGATGAGTTTCTCATCCCAGACTAAGTCATGTGAGAAACAGCACGGCACGGTAGCGGGACGCAGCGTGTATGTGGTAGACACTCCAGGGCTCTTCGACAACCAACAGAACGAGCAGGACGTCAGGCGAGAGATTGGGAGGTCCATCAACTACTCATCCCCGGGACCTCATGCCTTCTTGCTGGTGGTAAAACTTGATCGGTTCACAGAGGAGGACAGAAGAACGGTGCAGCACATACAGGAGTTGTTTGGGGAAGGGGCCTCCCGCTACATTATAGTTCTGTTCACGCGAGGGAGCGAGCTTGCGGACGACATAGAAGACTGTATTAAAGAAGCAGACAGCGGTCTCAGATCAATGCTGTCCGAATGTGGAAACCGGTACCATGTCTTTGAGAACTATAATCTCGATGACCGTCAGCAAGTGACCGATCTTCTTGACAAAATTGAGGCAATGGTGAAGGAGAACGGTGGTGGGTGTTACACCAATGAGATGTTCCGTGAGGTGGAGAGGTTGCttcaagagaaagagaaagagctcaGGAGGCAGTATGAGGAAAAACTGCGTCAAaaagaggaggagctgaaggctAGGTTTGAGAAGGACATGGAGGAGCTGAAGACAGACCTGGAGAAGAAGATGGAAAAGCTAGTAGatgagggaaaagagagggacCTCAAGATAAGGACTTTGGAGGAGAAGCACAAGAGAGAACTTGCTGAGTTTGAGCGCTTCTACCAGGAGAAAGGAAGAGCTGCCAGGGAGGAAGCAGAGACTTCGAACTTTACGCACAACTTCATTTTCAAGATGTGGAATTATGTCTGTAGAGCAATGACCAGAACCTAG
- the LOC135255808 gene encoding GTPase IMAP family member 4-like, translated as MQNKGVTSVAGAMSSLRLVLVGKTGSGKSSAGNTILGKEEFKAGLSFTAVTPDCQRIEGDVDGRAVTVVDTPGVTDLKVSKVDAESRVAESFSMCDPGPHAFLLVLNMCSFTPEEKQAAEVIQEAFGEAAFEYTMLLFTHGDQLENPGDIETLLSGCEELTCLLDKVNWRYHVFNNKKNDRTQVIELLNKIDKMVGERGHYTRELFQKAEEKRKEKQEEERLRREEEELRKEWMKPWEGKVESRKKRWFKTLPLVLGAGFIVMLVIKGMQSEQCPIPWSRLIFPISWCCQFFPVQ; from the exons ATGCAAAATAAAG GGGTTACCAGTGTGGCAGGAGCCATGTCCTCCCTGAGGCTCGTGCTTGTGGGAAAGACAGGGTCTGGGAAAAGctcagcaggaaacaccatcctcGGCAAAGAAGAATTTAAAGCAGGTTTAAGTTTCACAGCTGTAACACCTGATTGTCAGAGAATAGAGGGAGATGTGGATGGTAGGGCAGTCACAGTGGTCGACACACCAGGTGTGACTGACTTAAAGGTTTCTAAGGTGGATGCAGAAAGCAGGGTGGCCGAAAGTTTCTCCATGTGTGACCCAGGACCACATGCATTCCTGCTGGTGCTAAACATGTGCAGTTTCACACCAGAGGAGAAACAAGCAGCAGAGGTGATTCAAGAAGCGTTTGGCGAGGCTGCTTTTGAGTATACAATGCTCCTCTTTACCCATGGAGATCAACTGGAGAACCCTGGTGATATAGAGACCTTATTATCAGGCTGTGAGGAGCTCACATGTCTTCTTGATAAAGTAAATTGGAGGTATCAtgtgtttaataataaaaagaatgatCGTACTCAAGTAATTGAACTCCTGAATAAGATTGATAAAATGGTGGGTGAGCGAGGACACTACACCAGAGAGCTGTTCCAGAAggcagaagagaagagaaaagagaaacaggaggaggagcgcttgaggagagaagaggaagaactCAGAAAAG AATGGATGAAACCATGGGAAGGCAAGGTGGAATCAAGAAAGAAGAGATGGTTTAAGACTCTTCCTTTAGTGTTGGGGGCAGGATTCATTGTAATGCTGGTTATCAAAGGCATGCAGTCGGAACAGTGTCCAATTCCCTGGTCTAGGcttattttccccatttcttGGTGCTGTCAATTTTTTCCTGTTCAGTAA
- the LOC135255807 gene encoding GTPase IMAP family member 4-like has protein sequence MEGKESSQKSSKQDEKSEFQPTVKRRSSSKSIPPDLSEDAGTEQNPGLRLVLVGKTGVGKSASGNTILGGKIFKSKMSFSSQTKSCEKQHGTVAGRSVYVVDTPGLFDNQQHEQDVRREIGRSINYSSPGPHAFLLVVKLDRFTEEDRRTVQHIQELFGEGASRYIIVLFTRGSELSDDIEDYIKEADSGLRSMLSECGNRYHVFENNNLDDRRQVTDLLDKIEAMVKENGGGCYTNEMFRVVERLLQEKEKELRSHYEEKLREKEEELKAKFEKDMEELKTDLEKKMEKLLDEGKERDLKISTLEEKHKRELAEFERFYQEKGSAARDEAETSDFTHNFIFEMWNYVCGAMTRT, from the exons GTAAACAAGATGAAAAAAGTGAATTCCAACCAACAGTCAAAAGACGAAGCAGTTCTAAATCAATACCACCAGACT TGTCCGAAGATGCTGGAACTGAGCAAAACCCTGGACTCAGACTGGTGTTGGTGGGAAAGACAGGAGTGGGGAAGAGTGCTTCTGGAAACACGATCCTTGGAGGAAAAATATTCAAGTCAAAGATGAGTTTTTCATCCCAGACTAAGTCATGTGAGAAACAGCACGGCACGGTAGCGGGAcgcagtgtgtatgtggtggACACGCCAGGGCTCTTCGATAACCAACAGCATGAGCAGGACGTCAGGCGAGAGATAGGGAGGTCCATCAACTACTCATCCCCGGGACCTCATGCTTTCTTGCTGGTGGTAAAACTTGATCGGTTCACAGAAGAGGACAGAAGAACGGTGCAGCACATACAGGAGTTGTTTGGGGAAGGGGCCTCCCGCTACATTATAGTTCTGTTCACGCGAGGGAGCGAGCTTTCGGACGACATAGAAGACTATATTAAAGAAGCAGACAGCGGTCTCAGATCAATGCTGTCCGAATGTGGAAACCGGTACCATGTCTTTGAGAATAATAACCTCGATGACCGTCGGCAAGTGACCGATCTTCTTGACAAAATTGAGGCAATGGTGAAGGAGAACGGTGGTGGGTGTTACACCAATGAGATGTTCCGTGTGGTGGAGAGGTTGCttcaagagaaagagaaagagctcaGGAGCCATTATGAAGAAAAACTGcgtgaaaaagaggaggagctgaaggctAAGTTTGAGAAGGACATGGAGGAGCTGAAGACAGACCTGGAGAAGAAGATGGAAAAGCTATTAGAcgagggaaaagagagggacCTCAAGATAAGTACTTTGGAGGAGAAGCACAAGAGAGAACTCGCTGAGTTTGAGCGCTTCTACCAGGAGAAAGGCAGTGCTGCCAGGGATGAAGCAGAGACTTCGGACTTTACACACAACTTCATTTTCGAGATGTGGAATTATGTCTGTGGCGCAATGACCAGAACCTAG
- the LOC135255806 gene encoding GTPase IMAP family member 9-like isoform X2 gives MEGKESSQKSGKQDEESECQPTVKRQNSVDFLPPYLSEDAGTEQNPELRLVLVGKTGVGKSASGNTILGRKIFKSKMSFSSQTKSCEKQHGTVAGRSVYVVDTPGLFDNQQNEQDVRREIGRSINYSSPGPHAFLLVVKLDRFTEEDRRTVQHIQELFGEGASRYIIVLFTRGSELADDIEDCIKEADSGLRSMLSECGNRYHVFENYNLDDRQQVTDLLDKIEAMVKENGGGCYTNEMFREVERLLQEKEKELRRQYEEKLRQKEEELKARFEKDMEELKTDLEKKMEKLVDEGKERDLKIRTLEEKHKRELAEFERFYQEKGRAAREEAETSNFTHNFIFKMWNYVCRAMTRT, from the exons atggagggaaaagaaTCTTCACAGAAATCGG GTAAACAAGATGAAGAAAGTGAATGCCAACCGACAGTCAAAAGACAAAACAGTGTTGATTTCCTACCACCATACT TGTCCGAAGATGCTGGAACTGAGCAAAATCCTGAACTCAGACTGGTGTTGGTGGGAAAGACAGGAGTGGGGAAGAGTGCTTCTGGAAACACAATCCTCGGCAGAAAAATATTCAAGTCAAAGATGAGTTTCTCATCCCAGACTAAGTCATGTGAGAAACAGCACGGCACGGTAGCGGGACGCAGCGTGTATGTGGTAGACACTCCAGGGCTCTTCGACAACCAACAGAACGAGCAGGACGTCAGGCGAGAGATTGGGAGGTCCATCAACTACTCATCCCCGGGACCTCATGCCTTCTTGCTGGTGGTAAAACTTGATCGGTTCACAGAGGAGGACAGAAGAACGGTGCAGCACATACAGGAGTTGTTTGGGGAAGGGGCCTCCCGCTACATTATAGTTCTGTTCACGCGAGGGAGCGAGCTTGCGGACGACATAGAAGACTGTATTAAAGAAGCAGACAGCGGTCTCAGATCAATGCTGTCCGAATGTGGAAACCGGTACCATGTCTTTGAGAACTATAATCTCGATGACCGTCAGCAAGTGACCGATCTTCTTGACAAAATTGAGGCAATGGTGAAGGAGAACGGTGGTGGGTGTTACACCAATGAGATGTTCCGTGAGGTGGAGAGGTTGCttcaagagaaagagaaagagctcaGGAGGCAGTATGAGGAAAAACTGCGTCAAaaagaggaggagctgaaggctAGGTTTGAGAAGGACATGGAGGAGCTGAAGACAGACCTGGAGAAGAAGATGGAAAAGCTAGTAGatgagggaaaagagagggacCTCAAGATAAGGACTTTGGAGGAGAAGCACAAGAGAGAACTTGCTGAGTTTGAGCGCTTCTACCAGGAGAAAGGAAGAGCTGCCAGGGAGGAAGCAGAGACTTCGAACTTTACGCACAACTTCATTTTCAAGATGTGGAATTATGTCTGTAGAGCAATGACCAGAACCTAG